In Nostoc sp. CENA543, a single genomic region encodes these proteins:
- a CDS encoding Uma2 family endonuclease → MSQAIEGVRWTIHDIEVLPENEWTRYEIINGELFAVSHPHYLHQQVCGRISIKLDAWSNTTGLGVAIFNPGVIFSEADSVIPDVVWVSRERLAQIVDEAGHLTGAPELVVEVLSPGKQNELRDQAAKLKLYSVQGVSEYWIVNRFTQQVEVYRREKAKLALVATLLGDDEITSPLLPGFSCAISGFFPE, encoded by the coding sequence ATGAGTCAAGCCATTGAGGGAGTACGCTGGACAATTCACGATATAGAAGTTCTACCTGAAAATGAGTGGACGCGCTATGAAATTATTAATGGAGAACTCTTTGCGGTTAGTCATCCCCACTACCTTCATCAACAAGTTTGTGGCAGAATATCCATAAAACTTGATGCTTGGTCAAATACAACTGGCTTAGGAGTAGCAATTTTCAATCCAGGGGTGATTTTTTCTGAAGCAGATAGCGTTATTCCTGATGTAGTTTGGGTAAGTCGAGAACGACTAGCGCAAATTGTTGATGAAGCGGGACATTTAACTGGCGCGCCAGAGTTAGTGGTAGAGGTGTTATCCCCTGGTAAACAAAATGAACTCAGAGATCAAGCAGCAAAACTTAAGTTGTATTCAGTTCAAGGTGTGAGTGAATATTGGATTGTCAACCGTTTTACTCAACAAGTAGAAGTTTATCGACGGGAGAAAGCGAAATTAGCGTTAGTTGCCACTTTATTAGGTGATGATGAAATAACATCGCCACTTTTACCAGGATTTAGTTGCGCTATTAGTGGCTTTTTTCCCGAATAA